One stretch of Macrotis lagotis isolate mMagLag1 chromosome 7, bilby.v1.9.chrom.fasta, whole genome shotgun sequence DNA includes these proteins:
- the LOC141492496 gene encoding ankyrin repeat and IBR domain-containing protein 1-like → MVSSASLSVLHSSSAHDYTSVSRSENQDSLQALSSLDEDDPNILLAIQLSLQESGLSIDEETRDFLQNEASLGAIGTSLPTRLDAIPMTVDNPRAALSSSELLELGESVLRLSTDSNPCSADGLSPPPLNDARSEFYPTSSDPDSANQDSNLNENLLGNIMAWFHDMNPQTIALIPSAVPETSEDSQLPCAEGEPGGPLGPKVSRQGQPAEPSLPKDAGESHAQGPQSEERDAEESRESGSAAGIGAGSTACSTDPGDDGSGQTDETSEEWTEQVHLV, encoded by the exons ATGGTGAGCTCAGCCTCTCTGAGTGTTCTGCACAGCTCCTCTGCTCACGACTATACCTCTGTGAGCCGCTCTGAGAACCAGGACTCACTTCAG gccCTGAGCTCCCTGGATGAAGATGATCCAAATATACTGCTTGCTATCCAGTTGTCTTTGCAAGAGTCTGGGCTGtctattgatgaggaaactagaGATTTTCTACAAAATGAGGCATCATTAGGAGCAATAGGAACTTCTCTCCCCACAAGGCTGGATGCCATCCCTATGACTGTGGATAACCCCAGGGCTGCTTTGAGCAGTTCGGAGCTGTTAGAACTTGGGGAGAGCGTCCTGAGACTGAGCACAGACAGCAATCCCTGTTCTGCTGATGGCCTTAGTCCTCCCCCTCTGAATGATGCCAGAAGTGAATTCTATCCGACATCTAGTGACCCAGACTCTGCCAACCAGGATTCCAACCTGAACGAAAACCTCCTCGGCAATATTATGGCTTGGTTTCATGACATGAACCCCCAGACTATTGCCCTGATTCCTTCTGCAGTGCCAGAAACCAGTGAGGATTCCCAGCTGCCATGCGCAGAAGGTGAGCCCGGAGGCCCCCTAGGCCCAAAAGTCTCCAGGCAGGGGCAGCCAGCAGAGCCCAGCCTCCCCAAGGATGCTGGTGAAAGCCATGCCCAAGGACCCCAGTCAGAAGAACGTGATGCCGAAGAAAGTCGAGAGTCAGGATCTGCAGCTGGCATCGGGGCTGGCAGCACAGCCTGCAGCACGGATCCTGGCGACGACGGCTCAGGTCAGACTGATGAAACCTCCGAAGAATGGACTGAACAAGTGCATTTGGTGTAA